The genomic region ATCCTTACCAacaaatatggtacaagtagaaAACAATGGAAAACTTATCTATGAAAATTGTAAAACAAATCAGTCAAACACCATGCGTGAATCTTGAATATTTCAGAACTAGAACCAGCAATAACTTAGTTTACACCAATTGACAAACCCCTACTAATACAGGAATTTACATTTACTACAAAATTAAATTAAGTTTCAAATATTCTATAGTACCATTAGACTTAATTTTCAGCATGTCACTTTGTTTGTGTGCTCTTCTTATGAGCATCCTAAAACCTGTAAGTTTGTAACCAGTGAAAAACAACAGCAGCCCTTGCAAGCACAATGACCACAGAGCAATAGTCATCTCAAGCAACAATTAGCATGTGTGTTCCATAGAAAACATGGAGTAAAGAAAATGGAAATTTATTTGTTTACTTTCAATAAAAGTTAAAAGGAATTCAAGTTAAGAGATGAATATGCATAAATGACTCCATCACTGTCAACTTTGTTTGTAATATGATAAAACTGATGCcattatattaataaattagaaCTCAACACTGTGGATAATATCTGATAGTAGTAATTTGTCATAATTAACAAATAAGCACATGGTAGGAATAATGTAATTTCAAGTCAATTTTAATGTATGTAATAAGCTTTCATAGCATATGAATATTCAACAATTACTCAAGTGCTGcttaaatttgaaataaatgATCTCACCTCATTACTACTACCCATCAGTAGACCTTCAGTCCTTCACTGATCATTTCATGAAGAAGCTTTACAGCTTGCTCATTCTTATTACTACCAAGAAGAGCTCCAACAATTGTTTCATAATTTACAGCATTTGGAAGACAATCATTTCCtttcatttttgaaaataaggTCATTGCTTCGTCCATCAAGCCCTCTTTACAAAGCCCACTTATCATAATATTATAGGTCAAAACATTTAGACAACAATTGTTGATCAAAAGATGCTCAAAAAACTCTCTTGCAGTTCTTACTCTTCCACATTTGAACAATCCATTCAAAAGAATACTACACATGTAGGCATTTGGACGAAACCCTTTGTCAATAATTTTCCAAAATAgtgttattgcctcatcaagatgTTGGATTTTGCATAAAGCATGTAACAATTCTTTCTGCATTTCATCAAGAAGATCATGTACCCATGGTATTCTTCCTAATTTGCAGAAACCATCAACAAGGCAATTGTAAATTACAATATCGGGAACTATACTTTTACAACGCATCTCTTTAAAGAGAGTGATTGCTTGGTCCACCATTTTGCTCTTGCAATATCCATTAATCATAGTGCTATAATTCTAAACATTGGGTGTTAAACCTGCTTTAATCATGTTATCAAACAACTTTGCTGCCACATTCACTTGATTGATTAGAAACTAGAAAGTATCCATCAATTAAACTCTTGTAAGTAACAGCATTAGACTTAGGGCCTCTCTCCAACAACATATCAAACATCTTCTAGGCTTCTGTTGCTCTTCTTTTTTTACACAAAGCATCAATTAATATATTAAAGGTATATATATCTGGTTTGATGCTGCTTTTAACCATTTCATTCAACAATCCTGTAGCTTCGCACAACAGAAACAGTGAATAAAGAAATTGTAACTAACAACATTAGGAGATATTCTCAATGCAATCATCTTGGAAAACAAGTTCTTACCTTGGTTCACAAGCCCATCTTTACGAGTGAAACCCCATAATGGTCCCTCAGATTGAGCCTGTGCACCAATGTTACCCCTGACTTTCGAAATGCTCTAATTGCACCTTTCAGATTGAGCTCAGTGCGAAATcctggtccctccacccaaatcCGGCGTGACTCAGCAGCTGGAGCGCTGAGCTGGCTGCTTACGGTCCACGTAGGCAGccttaaacgacgtcgttttgcctTGGAAGAGAATTGAAAGGTTGCTTGGGGAAAGGGTTGATCATTCGTTAGTCTTTCTCCTACTTCTCTTCAGACGTTTCTTCTCTCTGTCGTCCAAAGAATGCTGTGACATTAGGGCACGTTCTGGTTAGTGCTTGACTGAGTTCATTGCCAGGAGAAGGAAGGACACCACAGGTA from Arachis ipaensis cultivar K30076 chromosome B02, Araip1.1, whole genome shotgun sequence harbors:
- the LOC107627549 gene encoding pentatricopeptide repeat-containing protein At1g63150-like — its product is MINGYCKSKMVDQAITLFKEMRCKSIVPDIVIYNCLVDGFCKLGRIPWVHDLLDEMQKELLHALCKIQHLDEAITLFWKIIDKGFRPNAYMCSILLNGLFKCGRVRTAREFFEHLLINNCCLNVLTYNIMISGLCKEGLMDEAMTLFSKMKGNDCLPNAVNYETIVGALLGSNKNEQAVKLLHEMISEGLKVY